A portion of the Streptomyces erythrochromogenes genome contains these proteins:
- a CDS encoding PE-PGRS family protein, translating to MSMRGAGATEKDWAGLFAGIEALAAQPSMRQAWLMGLRHIAPADVLVRLLDTSVILDLPTEVVDAVIAHPDRRIRSRLAETRRGMSVDQWTRLIASETGTRRGRFQWLATCRGPKVPEARFERWARDPDPQTRLQALWFRGLPQEPALALAADPDPEVRAEACAYAWPYLDRGRRSALADDPSPRVREVARRRTGFDRPMSRTEFDALTTTEQWRAARVQLLGRDFAEHLVRCGERGLRQNLVDNERLDADLITALAHDEDPHVRAAVAVRADVTEELRASISAGLPPDTPYWAVDWVEECHDDPDAMRRLAPSASIGIRRSVARARHLPPDVVDRLSRDPDSHVSYNLASCCEGAPAELLLEVALRRDGGFLALDHPNFPRHTLLRFADDPDPLRRRLALESPESTPGLAERLDDDPDERVRARAAADPRLSPATVLRLLDSTPRTRRAALGNPQLPVPALVRLLRDADTAEGAAANPAIPTSVVRQLAELSCAAESPTGWLARP from the coding sequence ATGTCGATGCGAGGCGCGGGGGCCACCGAGAAGGACTGGGCCGGGCTCTTCGCGGGGATCGAAGCCCTGGCAGCACAACCCTCGATGCGGCAGGCATGGCTGATGGGGCTGCGCCACATCGCGCCGGCGGACGTGCTGGTGCGCCTGCTGGACACGTCCGTCATCCTGGACCTGCCGACCGAAGTGGTCGACGCCGTGATCGCCCACCCCGACCGAAGGATCCGCTCGCGACTCGCGGAAACCCGTAGGGGCATGAGCGTTGATCAGTGGACGAGACTGATCGCCAGCGAGACCGGCACCCGCCGCGGGCGCTTCCAATGGCTGGCCACCTGCCGCGGCCCGAAGGTGCCAGAGGCCCGGTTCGAGCGCTGGGCACGCGACCCGGATCCGCAAACCCGTCTGCAGGCCCTGTGGTTCCGTGGCCTTCCGCAGGAGCCGGCACTGGCCCTGGCCGCCGATCCCGATCCGGAGGTGCGCGCGGAAGCCTGCGCATACGCCTGGCCGTATCTGGACCGGGGCCGACGGTCCGCCCTCGCCGACGACCCGTCGCCCCGGGTCCGGGAAGTCGCCCGCCGGCGCACCGGCTTCGACCGACCCATGTCACGGACGGAGTTCGATGCCCTGACCACCACGGAGCAGTGGCGCGCGGCACGCGTCCAACTGCTCGGGCGAGACTTCGCCGAACACCTGGTCCGTTGCGGGGAGCGCGGACTGCGGCAGAACCTGGTCGACAACGAGCGTCTGGACGCCGACCTGATCACCGCGCTGGCCCACGACGAAGACCCCCATGTGCGCGCCGCGGTGGCCGTCCGAGCCGACGTCACCGAGGAGCTGCGCGCCTCGATCAGCGCGGGACTGCCCCCGGACACCCCCTACTGGGCTGTGGACTGGGTCGAGGAGTGCCACGACGATCCCGATGCGATGCGCCGCCTGGCACCGTCCGCGAGCATCGGCATCCGGCGCAGCGTCGCGCGAGCCCGGCACCTGCCACCGGACGTCGTGGACCGCCTCTCCCGCGACCCGGACTCCCATGTGTCGTACAACCTCGCCTCCTGCTGCGAGGGCGCTCCCGCCGAGCTGCTGCTGGAGGTCGCGCTACGGCGGGACGGCGGCTTCCTCGCTCTGGACCACCCGAACTTCCCCCGCCACACGCTCCTGCGCTTCGCCGACGATCCGGACCCGCTGCGGCGCCGACTGGCCCTCGAATCCCCGGAGTCCACCCCCGGCCTCGCCGAGCGTCTGGACGACGACCCGGACGAGCGCGTGCGGGCACGTGCCGCGGCCGACCCGAGGCTCTCGCCCGCCACGGTCCTGCGCCTGCTCGACTCCACCCCGCGGACGCGCCGAGCAGCCCTCGGGAATCCGCAGCTCCCCGTCCCCGCCCTGGTCCGACTGCTCCGCGACGCGGACACCGCCGAGGGCGCGGCCGCGAACCCGGCGATCCCCACCTCGGTCGTACGGCAGTTGGCCGAGCTGTCCTGCGCAGCGGAATCGCCCACTGGGTGGCTGGCGCGGCCCTGA
- a CDS encoding pyridoxamine 5'-phosphate oxidase family protein codes for MALSRTEREQFLAEPHIAALAVSAGDGRAPLTVPIWYDYSPGGDIWIMTGRDSRKAELIAAAGRFSLMVDRVEPTIRYVSVEGPVVSVEPAAREQLESISARYLPADKVDGYVDDAWKNHGEQVVMHMRPARWVSSDLGRV; via the coding sequence GTGGCCCTGTCCCGGACCGAGCGTGAGCAGTTCCTCGCCGAACCCCACATTGCCGCCCTCGCCGTGAGCGCAGGCGATGGCCGCGCCCCGCTGACGGTACCGATCTGGTACGACTACTCCCCAGGCGGCGACATCTGGATCATGACCGGCCGCGACTCCCGCAAAGCAGAGCTGATCGCTGCCGCAGGCCGGTTCAGCCTGATGGTCGACCGTGTGGAGCCGACGATCCGGTACGTGTCGGTCGAGGGCCCGGTCGTCTCGGTCGAACCGGCCGCACGCGAGCAACTGGAGTCGATCTCCGCCCGGTACCTGCCGGCCGACAAGGTCGACGGCTACGTCGACGACGCGTGGAAGAACCACGGCGAGCAGGTCGTGATGCACATGCGTCCGGCCCGCTGGGTGAGCTCGGACCTCGGCCGGGTGTGA
- a CDS encoding GYD domain-containing protein, producing MPLYLSRFSYTPETWARLTSHPEDRAEAARSYIESVGGRLHGFWYAFGTHDGYNLWEAPDNVSMAAVALAISRGGALRSFETTVLLTVEETLEALNKAGQVGYRAPGA from the coding sequence ATGCCACTGTATCTGTCGAGGTTCAGCTATACGCCGGAGACCTGGGCGCGACTGACCAGCCACCCCGAGGACCGCGCCGAGGCGGCCCGGTCGTACATCGAGTCCGTCGGTGGGCGGCTCCACGGCTTCTGGTACGCCTTCGGCACCCACGACGGCTACAACCTGTGGGAGGCCCCGGACAACGTGTCGATGGCCGCAGTGGCGCTGGCGATCAGCCGCGGTGGCGCGCTCCGCTCGTTCGAGACGACCGTCCTGCTGACAGTCGAGGAAACCCTGGAGGCCCTGAACAAGGCGGGGCAGGTCGGGTACCGGGCTCCGGGCGCATAG
- a CDS encoding DUF4253 domain-containing protein, with the protein MLSPHAVGTAPSTTTVTRPGSPRSHATGKSASARVSSASAPAPSTSASPHPRNGLDDALPIAAEHFAFCPDNVWQGAHPPLAAYAEHLIDLNCWEFWWD; encoded by the coding sequence ATGCTCTCACCGCATGCGGTGGGGACGGCCCCCTCAACTACAACGGTGACACGGCCAGGTTCTCCGCGGTCGCACGCGACTGGGAAGAGCGCTTCGGCGCGCGTGTCGTCGGCCTCGGCTCCAGCACCCTCCACCTCAGCGTCGCCGCACCCCCGAAACGGACTCGACGACGCCCTGCCCATTGCCGCCGAACACTTCGCCTTCTGCCCCGACAACGTCTGGCAAGGCGCCCATCCCCCCTTGGCCGCCTACGCCGAGCACCTCATCGATCTGAACTGCTGGGAGTTCTGGTGGGACTGA
- a CDS encoding DUF6069 family protein has protein sequence MSSTAVHSPVRRSGFGWWKVLVVGAVGAAVVNLIVFAVAELAGASLVVDDGGEEHPITVGGVIGSSVVPLVVGVGAALLLALWKPVFLRIAQYVGSGLALLSVAGPLSSGADGGTVAALSLMHITLGVAVFTTLQLHRRHR, from the coding sequence ATGTCGAGCACCGCAGTTCACAGCCCGGTCCGCCGTTCCGGCTTCGGCTGGTGGAAGGTGCTGGTCGTCGGCGCGGTCGGTGCGGCCGTGGTCAATCTGATCGTTTTCGCCGTCGCCGAGCTGGCCGGCGCCTCGCTCGTCGTCGACGACGGCGGTGAAGAACACCCGATCACGGTCGGGGGCGTCATCGGGTCGTCCGTCGTGCCGCTGGTCGTCGGGGTGGGCGCCGCCCTCCTGTTGGCCCTGTGGAAGCCGGTCTTCCTGCGGATCGCGCAGTACGTGGGCAGCGGGCTGGCCCTGTTGTCGGTCGCCGGCCCGCTGTCGTCCGGCGCCGACGGCGGCACCGTCGCGGCCCTGTCCCTCATGCACATCACCCTCGGCGTGGCGGTCTTCACCACCCTGCAGCTCCACCGCCGCCACCGCTGA
- a CDS encoding polysaccharide deacetylase family protein → MVDIGRRAALAALLAAGLVPCPGARAANGATVPSGPRPPASLLGSEIRRLPTSRKVVALTFNAAWDEAGIDTVLAELRRRGLPATFFPTGAFADAHPGAVRTIGAAHGLGNHSYSHPYFRDLSTAQRVQEVRRADAAIRTASGTEPLPFFRFPYSATTRASVADVNDLGYAAIEFTADTNGYLGPQGGMSAEAAAERAIDALTPGAIIQMHVGSNGDGIVLDAEALPLIIDAAESEGYTIVDLRDFLVA, encoded by the coding sequence GTGGTGGACATCGGACGACGCGCCGCGCTGGCGGCGCTGCTCGCCGCAGGCCTCGTACCGTGCCCGGGCGCCCGGGCCGCGAACGGCGCGACCGTCCCCTCCGGTCCGCGCCCGCCGGCCTCGCTGCTCGGCAGTGAGATCCGCAGGCTGCCCACGTCCCGCAAGGTCGTGGCGCTCACCTTCAACGCCGCGTGGGACGAGGCCGGGATCGACACCGTCCTTGCGGAACTGCGGCGGCGGGGGCTGCCCGCCACCTTCTTCCCGACGGGCGCCTTCGCCGACGCGCACCCGGGGGCGGTGCGCACGATCGGCGCGGCACACGGCCTGGGCAACCACTCGTACAGCCATCCCTACTTCAGGGACCTCAGCACGGCGCAGCGCGTACAGGAGGTACGCCGCGCCGACGCGGCGATCCGGACGGCCTCAGGCACGGAGCCGCTGCCGTTCTTCCGCTTCCCCTACAGCGCCACGACGCGGGCCTCCGTCGCCGACGTCAACGACCTGGGCTACGCGGCGATCGAGTTCACCGCCGACACCAACGGCTACCTCGGCCCGCAGGGCGGCATGAGCGCGGAGGCGGCCGCCGAACGCGCCATCGACGCCCTGACCCCGGGAGCGATCATCCAGATGCACGTCGGCAGCAACGGCGACGGCATCGTCCTCGACGCCGAGGCCCTCCCCCTGATCATCGACGCCGCCGAGTCCGAGGGCTACACGATCGTCGACCTGCGCGATTTCCTGGTGGCGTAG
- a CDS encoding FABP family protein — protein sequence MFESVQENPYPDSHVLGEGPDPHPLLAPVLPLLGRWHGSGRGEYPTLEKDFRYGQEVTFSHDGRPFLRYEARAWLVDDAGAPLRPAGREAGWWRVTPDASLEVVLAHPTGIVETYVGRASGAEFDIETKDVSLTPLAKEVTGTRRRYTVRDGEMTVVHDMAAVGQPLQHHLTTHLLRRP from the coding sequence ATGTTCGAGTCGGTGCAGGAGAATCCGTACCCCGACAGCCACGTCCTCGGCGAGGGTCCGGACCCGCATCCGCTGCTGGCACCCGTGCTACCGCTGCTGGGCCGCTGGCACGGCAGCGGCCGCGGCGAGTATCCGACGCTGGAGAAGGACTTCCGCTACGGGCAGGAGGTCACCTTCAGCCATGACGGCCGCCCCTTCCTGCGCTACGAGGCGCGGGCGTGGCTGGTCGACGACGCCGGTGCACCGCTGCGGCCGGCGGGGCGCGAGGCCGGGTGGTGGCGGGTGACGCCCGACGCCTCCCTGGAGGTCGTGCTCGCCCACCCCACCGGCATCGTCGAGACGTACGTGGGGCGGGCGTCCGGTGCGGAGTTCGACATCGAGACCAAGGACGTGTCGCTGACGCCGCTGGCCAAGGAGGTCACCGGCACGCGCCGCCGGTACACCGTCCGGGACGGGGAGATGACGGTCGTCCACGACATGGCCGCGGTGGGCCAGCCCCTCCAGCACCACCTGACGACGCACCTGCTCCGGCGGCCCTGA
- the fusA gene encoding elongation factor G, whose protein sequence is MRANERPLTTTSLTAVRNLGILAHVDAGKTTITERILFATGAIHKRGEVHHGTTVTDYDPQERDRGITIFAAAVSCTWGGHHVNLIDTPGHVDFSDEVERSLRVLDGAVAVFDAVAGVEPQSETVWRQADRHGVPRIAFVNKLDRAGADLDTAVASIRRRLGVTPLVVQLPIGREDDFTGVVDLVAMRALRWQAGSADFESEPVPEPLREEAGRRRRLLEETVAELHAEALEEFCSDSALSDGTLARALRELTLRGDGVVVLCGSAYRNRGIEPLLDAVVAYLPAPADMPPVRGTADGAEQERAPDPAEPFAALAFKVTATATGRLTYLRVYAGTLRKGATVLDAATGRTERVGRILRVQADRHEDREEAVAGDIVAVIGLKSARAGTTLCAPGAPLVLEPPTVAEPVVSVAVEARRNVDTGRLASALARLAEEDPSLVVRSDPETGQTVLSGLGELHLEVAVEKIRRGHGVEVVVGRPQVSYRETVVRGVAGLVHRHVKQDGGAGQFAHVVLDVEPLDEPVFEFRSTVVGGRVPHEYARAVEVGCRDALAEGPLGGYPVTGLRVTLTDGATHSKDSSEMAFRAAGRFGLREALRLSTVELLEPVVEVTVSVPEDGVGGVLGDLASRRGRVSGQTAEAGTAVITAAVPLAELFGYASRLRGRTQGRGVFTTRPAGLAPVPASVAAPVTGGLPAR, encoded by the coding sequence ATGCGCGCCAACGAACGCCCCCTCACCACCACTTCCCTCACCGCTGTCCGCAATCTGGGCATCCTCGCCCACGTCGACGCCGGCAAGACCACCATCACCGAACGGATCCTGTTCGCGACCGGTGCCATCCACAAGCGCGGCGAGGTGCACCACGGTACGACCGTCACCGACTACGACCCGCAGGAACGCGACCGAGGCATCACCATCTTCGCCGCGGCCGTGAGCTGCACCTGGGGCGGGCACCACGTCAACCTGATCGACACCCCCGGGCACGTCGACTTCTCCGACGAGGTGGAACGTTCCCTGCGGGTGCTCGACGGCGCCGTCGCCGTGTTCGACGCCGTCGCCGGGGTCGAGCCGCAGAGCGAGACCGTGTGGCGGCAGGCGGACCGGCACGGTGTGCCCCGGATCGCGTTCGTCAACAAGCTGGACCGGGCGGGCGCCGACCTCGACACCGCCGTCGCGTCGATCCGCCGGCGCCTGGGCGTCACACCCCTGGTGGTACAGCTGCCCATCGGCCGGGAGGACGACTTCACCGGGGTCGTCGACCTGGTGGCCATGCGTGCGCTGCGCTGGCAGGCCGGCTCCGCCGACTTCGAGTCGGAGCCGGTCCCCGAACCACTGCGGGAGGAAGCCGGCCGGCGGCGCAGGCTGCTGGAGGAGACCGTGGCGGAGCTCCACGCCGAGGCCCTGGAGGAGTTCTGCTCGGACTCCGCGCTGAGCGACGGGACGCTGGCCCGGGCCCTGCGGGAGCTGACGCTGCGGGGCGACGGCGTCGTGGTGCTGTGCGGCTCGGCGTACCGCAACCGCGGGATCGAACCGCTGCTGGACGCCGTCGTCGCGTACCTGCCGGCGCCCGCCGACATGCCGCCGGTACGCGGTACGGCGGACGGCGCGGAGCAGGAGCGCGCACCCGACCCGGCGGAGCCGTTCGCGGCCCTGGCCTTCAAGGTGACGGCCACGGCGACGGGGCGGCTCACCTACCTGCGGGTCTACGCGGGCACCCTGCGCAAGGGCGCGACGGTACTGGACGCGGCCACGGGCCGTACGGAGCGGGTGGGCCGGATCCTGCGGGTACAGGCCGACCGGCACGAGGACAGGGAGGAGGCGGTCGCGGGTGACATCGTCGCCGTGATCGGGCTCAAGTCCGCCCGGGCGGGCACGACCCTGTGCGCGCCCGGGGCGCCTCTGGTGCTCGAACCGCCCACGGTGGCCGAGCCGGTGGTGTCGGTGGCGGTCGAAGCCCGTCGCAACGTCGACACCGGTCGGCTGGCGTCGGCGCTGGCACGGCTGGCGGAGGAGGATCCTTCGCTGGTGGTGCGCTCCGACCCGGAGACCGGGCAGACCGTGCTGTCGGGGCTGGGCGAGCTGCACCTGGAGGTGGCGGTGGAGAAGATCCGCCGCGGCCACGGGGTGGAGGTCGTCGTGGGCCGGCCGCAGGTCTCCTACCGGGAGACCGTCGTGCGCGGCGTGGCCGGCCTGGTCCACCGGCACGTCAAACAGGACGGTGGCGCCGGCCAGTTCGCGCACGTCGTGCTGGACGTCGAGCCGCTGGACGAGCCGGTCTTCGAGTTCCGCTCGACGGTCGTCGGCGGCCGGGTGCCGCACGAGTACGCACGCGCCGTGGAGGTCGGCTGCCGCGACGCCCTCGCCGAGGGCCCGCTGGGCGGGTACCCGGTGACGGGGCTGCGGGTCACGCTCACCGACGGGGCGACCCACTCCAAGGACTCCTCGGAGATGGCGTTCCGGGCGGCGGGCCGGTTCGGGCTGCGCGAAGCGCTGCGGCTCAGCACGGTGGAACTGCTGGAGCCGGTCGTGGAGGTCACGGTGAGCGTCCCGGAGGACGGCGTCGGGGGCGTTCTGGGTGACCTCGCGTCCCGCCGCGGCCGGGTCTCGGGCCAGACCGCCGAAGCCGGCACCGCGGTGATCACGGCGGCCGTGCCGCTGGCCGAGCTGTTCGGGTACGCGTCCCGGCTGCGGGGCCGGACCCAGGGCCGGGGCGTGTTCACCACCCGGCCGGCGGGTCTGGCGCCCGTACCGGCGTCGGTGGCGGCCCCGGTGACGGGCGGCCTGCCGGCCCGGTGA
- a CDS encoding thermonuclease family protein — protein MSMLLIKGSFRVDGGAEPDGDTLPFVPDDVADWKLVGGRARVVPKADGRAAVRLEGVDALETHYRKTGYGPERHQPRKLGHLAADALLKHLGFTSIDRHENETVTTVPVQVPGFILTSGADAYGRCIALAFDGSVRPPVYSGYEVAVDEDLMKRSANYRLVEDGLAYPMFYPGLPGYLRDLLRDAAREARNSAPPKGVWAEDKTTGGALIDGIGSITDDDTGVVILPKLFRRLKDYLDSGSGVTSLAGFAAYLAGAADEYRHLPDGRTKTGLHRLIEISEDGKTLRMTRSSDELLFLDK, from the coding sequence ATGTCCATGCTGCTGATCAAAGGGTCGTTCCGGGTGGACGGCGGTGCCGAACCGGACGGCGACACCCTCCCGTTCGTCCCGGACGACGTGGCGGACTGGAAGCTCGTGGGCGGCCGCGCCAGGGTCGTGCCCAAGGCGGACGGCCGCGCCGCCGTCCGCCTGGAGGGCGTCGACGCGTTGGAGACGCACTACAGGAAGACGGGCTACGGTCCGGAACGCCACCAGCCGAGGAAGCTCGGGCACCTGGCCGCCGACGCACTGCTGAAGCACCTCGGATTCACCAGCATCGACCGGCACGAGAACGAGACCGTGACCACCGTCCCCGTCCAGGTGCCCGGCTTCATCCTCACCAGTGGTGCCGACGCCTACGGCCGCTGCATCGCGCTGGCCTTCGACGGCAGCGTCCGACCGCCCGTGTACAGCGGCTACGAGGTCGCGGTCGACGAAGACCTGATGAAGAGGAGCGCCAACTACCGCCTGGTCGAGGACGGTCTGGCCTACCCGATGTTCTATCCGGGCCTGCCCGGCTATCTGCGCGACCTCCTCAGGGACGCCGCCCGGGAAGCACGCAATTCCGCACCGCCCAAGGGGGTGTGGGCCGAGGACAAGACCACCGGCGGGGCGTTGATCGACGGCATCGGGTCGATCACGGACGACGACACGGGCGTGGTGATCCTGCCCAAGCTGTTCCGCCGGCTGAAGGACTACCTGGACTCCGGTTCGGGCGTCACCTCGCTCGCCGGCTTCGCCGCCTACCTGGCCGGAGCCGCCGACGAGTACCGCCACCTGCCGGACGGCAGGACCAAGACCGGGCTGCACCGGCTGATCGAGATCAGCGAGGACGGCAAGACGCTGCGGATGACCCGTTCCTCCGACGAGCTCCTGTTCCTGGACAAGTGA
- a CDS encoding ATP-binding protein translates to MRRLWPTTVRARATVGAGLVVAAALALASFALLGLLEANLLRNAENDARRQAETVAQLAATGKLGRARPPGRAVEFVQVVSADGRVLFSSPNLIGVPAFPPAPLGTPGTRMHTWRVRPVDGDHRQRVVQVVTQTPDGPATVYAGASLRDADAADDTTTAALVIGMPLLLATVVLVTWRVTGHALRPVEAIRAEVAGISDRDLHRRVPVPATRDEVARLAETMNATLDRLEASGIRQRQFIADASHELRSPITVLRTQLEVALAVRDPELWPELIGGALEDIERLQRLAADLLLLARIDAAQPVTAVPLDLGALVREVLEERLGDRVPVRVDLAADVEVTAGALWLGRIVTNLVDNAQRYAVRGVDVTLRTTGGGGVRTAVLEVVDDGPGIPGAERERVFERFTRLDDSRSRDHGGAGLGLAIARDLSTHHGGTLTAEDCAGGARLVLRLPLTQRS, encoded by the coding sequence CTGCGCCGGCTGTGGCCCACCACGGTCCGGGCCCGGGCCACCGTGGGCGCGGGCCTGGTGGTGGCCGCGGCCCTGGCGCTGGCCTCGTTCGCCCTGCTCGGGCTGCTGGAGGCCAATCTGCTGCGCAACGCGGAGAACGACGCGCGGCGGCAGGCCGAGACCGTGGCGCAGCTCGCCGCCACGGGCAAGCTCGGCCGGGCCCGCCCGCCGGGCCGGGCGGTCGAGTTCGTCCAGGTGGTGAGCGCGGACGGGCGGGTGCTGTTCTCCAGTCCGAACCTCATCGGGGTGCCCGCGTTCCCGCCGGCGCCGCTCGGGACGCCGGGGACCCGGATGCACACCTGGCGGGTCCGTCCGGTCGACGGCGACCACCGGCAGCGGGTCGTGCAGGTCGTCACGCAGACCCCGGACGGCCCGGCCACCGTCTACGCCGGTGCCTCGCTGCGGGACGCGGACGCGGCGGACGACACCACCACCGCCGCGCTCGTGATCGGCATGCCGCTGCTCCTGGCCACCGTCGTCCTCGTGACCTGGCGGGTCACCGGGCACGCGCTCCGGCCGGTGGAGGCGATCCGCGCCGAGGTCGCCGGGATCTCCGACCGGGACCTGCACCGCCGGGTGCCGGTCCCCGCCACCCGTGACGAGGTCGCCCGGCTGGCCGAGACCATGAACGCCACGCTGGACCGGCTGGAGGCGTCCGGCATCCGCCAGCGTCAGTTCATCGCCGACGCCTCCCACGAACTGCGCAGCCCCATCACCGTCCTGCGCACGCAGCTGGAGGTGGCGCTGGCCGTCCGGGACCCCGAGCTGTGGCCCGAGCTGATCGGTGGCGCCCTGGAGGACATCGAGCGGCTCCAGCGCCTGGCGGCGGATCTGCTGCTGCTCGCCCGTATCGACGCGGCCCAGCCCGTGACGGCGGTCCCGCTGGACCTGGGCGCCCTGGTCCGCGAGGTGCTGGAGGAACGCCTCGGCGACCGGGTGCCCGTACGGGTGGACCTCGCGGCGGACGTCGAGGTCACCGCCGGGGCGCTGTGGCTCGGCCGTATCGTCACCAACCTCGTCGACAACGCGCAGCGGTACGCCGTGCGCGGCGTGGACGTCACGCTGCGCACCACGGGCGGCGGCGGGGTGCGCACCGCCGTGCTGGAGGTCGTCGACGACGGGCCGGGGATCCCCGGGGCCGAGCGGGAGCGGGTCTTCGAACGGTTCACACGGCTCGACGACTCCCGCAGCCGCGACCACGGCGGAGCCGGCCTGGGCCTCGCCATCGCGCGTGACCTGAGTACGCACCACGGCGGAACGCTGACGGCCGAGGACTGCGCGGGCGGCGCCCGACTGGTCCTCAGACTGCCGCTGACACAGCGGTCCTGA
- a CDS encoding response regulator transcription factor: MRVLVVEDERRLAVALQRGLQSEGFSVDVAHDGSQGLWMATEHDYDLIVLDIMLPGLNGYRICAKLRAAGNESGILMLTAKDGEYDEAEALDTGADDFLSKPFSYLVLVARLRALGRRTGGRRPQVMRFGDLLIDPARRTCSRGGTEVRLTAREFAILEYLGRRSGEVVSKRDILEQVWDTAFDGDPNVVEVHVSAVRRKVDAPFGRAALETVRGAGYRLAADGG; encoded by the coding sequence ATGCGCGTACTGGTGGTGGAGGACGAACGGCGGCTCGCCGTGGCCCTGCAGCGGGGCCTGCAGTCCGAGGGGTTCTCGGTGGACGTGGCCCACGACGGGTCCCAGGGCCTGTGGATGGCGACCGAGCACGACTACGACCTGATCGTCCTCGACATCATGCTCCCCGGGCTGAACGGCTACCGGATCTGCGCGAAGCTGCGCGCGGCCGGCAACGAGTCGGGGATCCTGATGCTCACCGCCAAGGACGGCGAGTACGACGAGGCGGAAGCCCTGGACACCGGCGCCGACGACTTCCTGTCCAAGCCGTTCTCCTATCTCGTGCTGGTCGCCCGACTGCGCGCGCTCGGCCGGCGTACGGGTGGCCGGCGGCCGCAGGTGATGCGGTTCGGCGACCTGCTGATCGATCCGGCGCGGCGCACGTGCTCCCGTGGCGGTACGGAGGTCCGGCTGACCGCCAGGGAGTTCGCGATACTCGAGTACCTGGGCCGCCGGTCCGGCGAGGTGGTCTCCAAGCGGGACATCCTGGAACAGGTGTGGGACACCGCCTTCGACGGCGACCCCAACGTCGTGGAGGTCCACGTCAGCGCGGTCCGCCGCAAGGTCGACGCCCCGTTCGGCCGGGCAGCGCTGGAGACCGTACGGGGAGCCGGATACCGGCTGGCGGCCGACGGTGGCTGA
- a CDS encoding FAD-dependent monooxygenase codes for MRGGTVAVIGGSIAGCAVATAVARAGAGQVTVLERTRGRLEDRGVGLCVHDERAVELRASGALPAGITAHPLQRRRWVVRDDAEGAGGRLIWQQPFPFHSYHWGLLWRGLRESVPDTVVYRQGETVTAVEAAATGTGAGAGEAEGEGEGDRARVRLASGSVERYDLVVGADGYRSVVRAALCADARPHYAGYVCWRGNVDAARLDELGGPGDPVPEAVTTVCFPGGSCVVYRIPGPGGPRVNWVLYAAPPRDGQLRLDDPTSFPPGALTPGLAEHLDALLEREFPPYWRRALALTDPADTFVQPIYDLEAARTAGGRLLLAGDAASVVRPHNTSGAAKALQDATALADGWRRSESFGELLDGYHRARGAAGRELVALARRLGRAQVERTPAWAAMDGAGMAAWWQGQLDGAPGIGGRAMAP; via the coding sequence GTGCGGGGCGGAACGGTTGCGGTGATCGGCGGGAGCATCGCGGGCTGCGCGGTCGCCACGGCGGTGGCACGGGCGGGTGCCGGGCAGGTGACGGTCCTGGAGCGTACGCGCGGCCGGCTGGAGGACCGGGGCGTGGGGCTGTGCGTGCACGACGAGCGGGCCGTCGAACTCCGCGCGAGCGGCGCCCTGCCGGCGGGGATCACCGCGCATCCGCTCCAGCGGCGCCGCTGGGTGGTCCGGGACGACGCCGAGGGGGCCGGCGGGCGGCTGATCTGGCAGCAGCCCTTCCCCTTCCACTCCTACCACTGGGGGCTGCTCTGGCGCGGCCTGCGGGAGTCCGTGCCCGACACCGTCGTCTACCGGCAGGGCGAGACGGTGACGGCCGTCGAGGCCGCCGCAACCGGAACCGGGGCCGGAGCCGGTGAAGCTGAGGGTGAGGGTGAGGGTGACCGCGCCCGGGTGCGGCTCGCGAGCGGTTCCGTGGAGCGCTACGACCTGGTCGTCGGCGCGGACGGCTACCGGTCGGTGGTGCGCGCGGCGCTCTGCGCGGACGCGCGACCGCACTACGCGGGGTACGTGTGCTGGCGCGGGAACGTCGACGCGGCGCGCCTCGACGAGCTCGGCGGCCCCGGGGACCCGGTGCCCGAGGCGGTGACCACGGTGTGCTTCCCGGGCGGCAGCTGCGTCGTCTACCGCATCCCCGGTCCCGGCGGCCCCCGGGTGAACTGGGTGCTCTACGCCGCTCCCCCGCGGGACGGACAGCTGCGGCTCGACGATCCCACCAGCTTCCCGCCGGGCGCGCTGACCCCCGGACTGGCGGAGCACCTCGACGCGTTGCTGGAGCGTGAGTTCCCCCCGTACTGGCGGCGGGCGCTCGCGCTGACGGACCCGGCGGACACCTTCGTCCAGCCGATCTACGACCTGGAGGCGGCCCGCACCGCCGGCGGGCGCCTGCTGCTCGCCGGGGACGCCGCCAGCGTCGTACGCCCGCACAACACGAGCGGGGCGGCCAAGGCGCTCCAGGACGCGACCGCCCTCGCGGACGGCTGGCGCCGCTCGGAGTCCTTCGGGGAACTGCTGGACGGCTACCACCGGGCGCGCGGGGCCGCCGGCCGGGAACTGGTCGCGCTGGCCCGCCGACTGGGCCGGGCCCAGGTGGAGCGGACTCCGGCCTGGGCGGCCATGGACGGCGCCGGGATGGCCGCCTGGTGGCAGGGCCAGCTCGACGGGGCCCCCGGGATCGGGGGCCGCGCGATGGCCCCGTAG